In Xiphias gladius isolate SHS-SW01 ecotype Sanya breed wild chromosome 6, ASM1685928v1, whole genome shotgun sequence, a single genomic region encodes these proteins:
- the LOC120790741 gene encoding platelet glycoprotein V, translating to MTDSYFRGPLRLILILFTLPHLTCNMICPRSCLCNFIGAVKCVGYTITDIPKQLPVQTYLLQLNDTNMKIINEQSLENQDLLLRFSLTNSQLHTIHPLAFHAAPQLKSIKLSSNDLSTLPARVFSPLTTLEQLHLDGNQLETIAPEMFNGLVRLQDLDLSRNKLTSLASEVFNGLTNLTFLNLGRNSIKKLPLTIFRSLTKLSHLMIYNNELEVLEAAMFDGLVNLEELKIHHNQIASLQPQVFWSLRNLKVLTLSSNRLQAIPEKSFYNMPKLSKLTIYKNPLLSLPDHLMGHMPEMREFYLYNTNLTTVPGNLFSNMSGLLSLNLHFNDKLRELPSDLFCCLPNLQKLSLKSNNLHYLHPQLFWRLTTLGIVFLSNNKLKNLPESIFQGLRGLMTIDLKNNDLKTLPGDIFLSNTVLRALTLSGNIWDCTCSIRGIARWIRHNEHVVIDKQDVICHSPVYQLLRTIGSLRDEEFNFCDAKKVPSYFSTSGQRPASTTTPPGTTSTATQGTTQQVTIPATTKPAASTSPDATTLSTSLHTTHSTYYMSPSFYDRLVIEQGPEFVHHNLHRGWVYLWFLPSYTALAWFLMFCHIFLVAAGLFFILAAIYGMYLLSKTIDKLKDECAHNEG from the exons ATGACGGATTCTTACTTCAGAG GCCCCTTGCGGTTGATTCTTATCCTCTTCACACTGCCGCACCTCACCTGCAACATGATCTGTCCCAGAAGCTGCCTGTGCAACTTTATAGGAGCCGTCAAGTGTGTTGGCTACACCATCACAGATATACCAAAGCAGCTGCCTGTCCAAACATACCTACTGCAGCTCAACGACACAAACATGAAGATCATAAATGAGCAGAGCCTGGAAAACCAGGACCTCCTGTTGCGCTTCAGTCTGACTAACAGCCAACTACACACTATCCATCCACTGGCCTTCCACGCTGCTCCACAGCTCAAGTCTATCAAGCTGTCATCCAACGATCTCTCTACCCTTCCTGCTCGAGTGTTCAGTCCACTGACCACTCTGGAGCAGCTGCATTTAGATGGAAACCAGTTGGAAACCATTGCTCCGGAAATGTTTAACGGACTTGTCAGGCTGCAGGATCTGGACCTGAGCCGCAACAAACTGACTAGTCTTGCTTCAGAAGTTTTTAACGGACTGACCAACCTTACCTTTCTTAACCTTGGCAGGAACTCCATAAAGAAGCTTCCACTCACCATTTTTCGCTCCTTGACCAAACTTAGCCACCTGATGATCTATAACAATGAGCTGGAGGTGCTAGAAGCTGCGATGTTTGATGGACTTGTCAACCTTGAGGAGCTAAAAATCCACCACAACCAGATTGCCAGCCTTCAACCTCAGGTGTTCTGGTCACTGAGGAACCTGAAGGTCCTCACCTTGTCCTCCAACCGACTTCAGGCTATCCCGGAAAAAAGCTTTTATAATATGCCCAAGCTGAGCAAGCTTACCATTTATAAAAACCCGCTGCTATCTCTACCAGACCACCTGATGGGTCACATGCCTGAGATGAGAGAATTTTATCTGTATAATACTAATCTCACTACTGTTCCTGGAAATTTATTCTCCAACATGTCTGGGCTGCTGAGCCTTAACttacattttaatgacaaaCTGAGGGAGTTGCCTTCAGACCTATTCTGCTGCCTTCCCAACCTTCAGAAGCTCTCGCTGAAATCCAACAACCTCCATTATCTACATCCTCAGCTGTTCTGGAGATTAACCACACTGGGCATAGTGTTTCTCAGTAACAATAAGCTGAAGAATCTACCAGAAAGCATTTTTCAGGGCCTTCGAGGGCTTATGACCATTGATTTGAAGAATAACGACCTCAAGACTCTTCCAGGAGATATTTTCTTGTCAAATACAGTTTTGAGGGCTCTTACTCTGAGTGGCAACATCTGGGACTGTACTTGTAGCATTAGAGGTATTGCAAGATGGATAAGACATAACGAACATGTGGTCATTGACAAACAGGATGTGATATGTCATAGTCCAGTGTACCAACTGCTCCGAACAATTGGCTCTCTGCGTGATGAAGAGTTCAACTTTTGCGATGCTAAGAAGGTCCCAAGTTATTTTTCAACCAGTGGACAAAGACCTGCTTCAACAACCACACCACCCGGAACAACATCAACCGCCACTCAAGGAACTACCCAACAAGTCACCATCCCAGCAACCACCAAGCCTGCAGCTTCAACCAGCCCCGATGCCACAACACTCTCAACATCCCTCCACACT ACTCACTCAACTTATTACATGTCGCCTTCTTTCTATGACCGTCTTGTGATTGAACAGGGGCCTGAGTTTGTTCACCACAACCTTCACAGGGGCTGGGTGTATCTGTGGTTCCTGCCCTCATATACAGCCTTGGCCTGGTTCCTCATGTTTTGCCATATCTTCCTTGTGGCCGCAGGCTTGTTCTTCATTCTTGCTGCCATATATGGCATGTATCTCCTTAGCAAGACCATAGATAAGCTAAAGGACGAGTGTGCACATAATGAAGGGTAA
- the ccdc50a gene encoding coiled-coil domain-containing protein 50 yields MAECNISIDQNKLPGVKEVCRDFAVLEDHCLAYNLQEQEIESHLASNVHKSRLVQKDLQVAKKLQEEEDKRAKIKGQKQQGDIERQDNEIAQEIQEQLVRQAEQQRQQEEKDAAIARKLQEKEMKEERRRQKQLEANFEEEYFEDHGGRIVHRGSGAVVAETEYGLSEATEGLTKLDLRAQELKDMEVARKLQEEEIKASKVHVRAAQVAQDEEMARLLMEQEKKEYRKNREREKEKERERERLAMDRMAMERRRQEGDYRPNVEEVVRPRTRDEYEYQRQRNHNKPARPPQPRAHDYENVNPGYGYSDHPVPPRAPARPEAAYKGAHNKR; encoded by the exons ATGGCTGAATGTAACATTAGCATCGACCAGAATAAACTACCTGGAGTGAAAGAGG TGTGCCGAGACTTTGCTGTGCTGGAGGACCACTGCCTGGCCTATAACCTCCAGGAACAAGAAA TTGAGAGCCACTTGGCATCAAACGTCCATAAGAGCCGTCTGGTGCAGAAGGACCTGCAGGTGGCCAagaagctgcaggaggaggaagataagAGGGCCAAGATCAAGGGCCAGAAACAGCAAGGTGACAT TGAGCGCCAAGATAATGAGATTGCCCAGGAGATTCAGGAACAACTGGTCCGACAGGCAGAGCAACAGCGACAGCAGGAAGAAAAGGATGCG gCCATAGCTCGTAAGCTGCAGGAgaaggagatgaaagaggaaaggaggagacagaaacagCTGGAAGCAAACTTTGAGGAGGAGTACTTTGAGGATCACGGAG GTCGTATTGTGCACCGAGGGAGTGGAGCAGTAGTAGCAGAAACTGAGTATGGGCTGAGCGAGGCCACCGAGGGGTTGACGAAGCTGGATCTCCGTGCGCAGGAGCTGAAAGACATGGAGGTGGCCAGGAAACTGCAAGAGGAGGAAATCAAG gcAAGCAAGGTGCATGTACGTGCAGCCCAAGTGGCACAGGATGAG GAAATGGCCCGACTGCTGATGgaacaagagaaaaaggagtACAGGAAGAATCGGGAAcgggaaaaggagaaggaacgagagagggagaggttgGCCATGGACAGGATGGCAATGGAAAGGAGGCGGCAAGAGGGAGACTACAGG CCAAATGTGGAAGAAGTCGTCCGGCCCAGAACACGAGATGAGTACGAATACCAGAGGCAGAGGAACCACAACAAGCCTGCCAG GCCTCCTCAGCCTCGGGCACATGACTATGAGAATGTGAACCCTGGCTATGGCTACTCAGACCATCCTGTCCCCCCTCGTGCTCCCGCCAGACCTGAGGCTGCTTACAAAG GTGCCCATAACAAGCGGTGA